Genomic window (Pseudomonas sp. L5B5):
CATAGCCCGCGCGGTCGATGATGAAACGCGTCCCGCTCGGCAGATACAGGTAGTCGATCACCTCCGGCAGCAGCTCGACCAGGTGCTCGGCGCACAAAGGTTGGTAGAAATCCGCAGCGCTGGAATGTTCGCCGCAGTGGATAAACCAACTGACCGTACCGTTCTGCGGCAACTCGATCCGGGTGCCATAGATGGGCGAATGCGCGAGGGAGCCGGTGGCCAATGCAATCATCGGCTCCGGGGCCTGGGGAGCGAGGTCGTAGCGTTCACAGATAAGCTGCTGTCTTTCGTTCATTGGTCCAGCCATCAAGGGAAAATCGGGAGAGTCCTGCCCAGCGCAAAGACCTGTTCGAGTGCAACTTCATCATCGCTGTCACCGTCCTCGAGACACCTGAAGCGGCGCCCCCGCAGTGCCGGTTCCAGGCAGTCGTGCAACGCCGCGGTGCGGAACAGCAGTTCCATCCAGAGCGCCTGGTCGCTCTCCAGGGTCAGGCGCAGATCATGGTCGGCGCGGCTGCCCAGGCCTGGGTCCTTGAACTCGACGACCTGGTCTGCAGCCCGCACACAATCCGCACTGGCGCGCAGCTTATCCATGACCTGCCGCGCGCCCAGCGGCTCATCAAACACCAGCCGATATTCGTAGCTCATGTTCGTCTTCACTCCTTCGCCGTCAGCTGTCCAGCCACCAGTTGAGCAAGGTCTCGTCATCGGTGTCATCGAGATTTTTATAGATGTTGGCGTAGTACCACTCAACGCCTGTGGTCTCGCGGAAGCGATTGAAGAACAGGGCGATGTTGTCCATGCCATTTCGCGCTGGCACCGACAATGTCAGATTGCCCTTGTAGCGCCCATCAAGCATGCCGCCCAGTTCGGTCGCCACATCCGCCGCCAGGACAGCGATATGTTCTTCCGGAATGTGAGCCGAATAGATGTGGATGCAGAAATTGCCGCCACGCTTGAGCACCACGGCCGGGACCTGGGGATCCTTGATCGAGATGATGTCGCCCTTGGCCAGGTTCAGCGCCAGCCCCGGTGAGTAGAGAATCTCGTAACTGTCCTCATCAATGCGCCGGACATGCAGCGGCTCATAGACCGGGCCGCGGCTGTTCTGCCCTGCGACAACCCGAATCGATATTTCCTGGTGTTGATCATCCATAACAAGTTTCCGAGCGATTACTGTTTACCAAGGGTGGAAAGTGCCGAGCCGGCACCGGAAAACGCCACAAGCTATCCATCGTCTTCCAGGGTTGCGCAGAAACAACTCTCAGGCCATTCGACAGTCATGCTTCAACTTCCAGTGAAGCCAGCGAAGAGCACTCGTTCATGCGCGCAGGCTCAATGGCCCCGTGCTGTAAACAGGCATCTTCATAGGCGATATGTTGGTCGTCAGTGATGGAGGACAGGTAGTGGTCAATTGCGGAAAAACTGACCTCGGGCGCGATATCCACCGTGAACAGTGACAAGCCCCGGGTAACCGTACACTGAGCACCGAGGCTGCGCAGGTGCTGCACAATACCGGAGCGCTCTGGCTCGCGCTCGGCAAAAACCCGCAACGTCGAGTGCCCGGATTGCCGTACCACGCCAGTAGCGATCAGCTCATGGGCATCGGCACGAGTCAGCACCCAGTCACCTTTGCTCACGCCGTAGAGATAGTAGGGCGTGTTGTCCAACTGGTAGACACCTGCGCCCCGTTGAATACCCCACAGCGACTCATACTCAACCGGTGGATAACCGTCGGCATCGGTGGTGAGTTTGAAAATGATCTTGTGAAACTGAGCTGTCGAGTTATCCATTCGATCTCACAGAGGCGCCGCCATGGGCCTCATGAACTGTCCGTAAAAGAAGTTTTCCTCGAAGGAAAATATGACCTCTGCACTGCCCGACATGACCAGGGCCGTATTCTCATCGGACGGGTAGAAAAAGTCGTCCCAGCATTTTATAAAAATATCCCTGGGCACCTGTGCTGCACAGCGCTTGCCCCAGAACAGCCAGAGCCAGTCCTCACCCTCTAGGACCTTCTGGAAAAACCTGGCGCCGTCAGCCCGACGCTTGAAATCCAGGGTGGTCGTTTCGCTGACCAGGAACGTCCCGGCGCTGACGCTCATCAGGTGCGAAACCGGAACCCACTCATCCCATAGCGCCTGGGACTGCGCCTGCTGGTACAAACACAGACGCTGTTTGTCGCTATCGGACAACCCACAATCCCGAGCATTGAACCGCCAGGCAATGGGGTAGCGTTGCTCATCAAAAAGGTAATGCTGCCTATCCATGCATGCCAAACCTCAGAACGGATGGGCCCACTGACGAGGCACTATCTGGTGGATCAACAGGGCGCTATCGGGCGTGGGCTGGTAGCGGAATGTCGATACCTCGCTGTGCGGCGACAGCAGTTGAAGGCGCAGACAAGCCTGTGGATCAAACCGGTCGACCCCATCAAACAGCACCAGCGCGTCGCTTGACCAATCAATACTCAATCGCTCGATCAGGGTCAGTGAACCAAGCTCAAGCAGCTCAAGCTGCGCCAGCACCTCGGCCTCGGATGGGGCGCACATCCAGCGGATAATCAGCAAGGCATCGTCTGCCGTGGCAATCGCCGTGTCCAAAGGCTCGTCACCCAGGACAAGAGTGTCGCCATCGACACACTCAAGCCGGCCAGCATAGTCATCAATCTGGCACGCCCTGTGGTAATCCGAGGGATCGCCTTCGAGGCCACGCCACATACCGGCCAAACCTTCCCCCATCACCACCAAGGGGCCACCGGAACTGGACAGCCATGGAGAAATCTTGAATCGACTCATAGGCTCCTTGCCTTCCTGTTGAGCAGAACAGCTACATGAACCACAGACAACGCCATGATGTCCGCGCAAAAAAAAGCCAACGCTAGGCGTTGGCTTTTGAGGTGCCGCTGCGGATCAGAAGTCCAGGTTGGACACTGCCAGGGCGTTGCTTTCGATGAAGTCGCGACGAGGCTCGACCGCATCACCCATCAGGGTGTTGAAGATCTGGTCGGCGCCGATGGCGTCTTCAATGGTCACCTTGAGCATGCGGCGCATGCTTGGGTCCATGGTGGTCTCCCACAGTTGATCCGGGTTCATTTCACCCAGTCCTTTGTATCGCTGGATGGTGTGGCGCTTGGTGCTTTCGGCCATCAGCCAGTCCAGGGCTTCCTTGAACTCGGTCACGGCCTTCTTGCGCTCACCGCGCTGAACATACGCGCCCTCGTCCAGCAGGGTGCTCAATTGAGCGCCCAGGGAGACGACCGTCTTGTA
Coding sequences:
- a CDS encoding DUF4265 domain-containing protein, yielding MDNSTAQFHKIIFKLTTDADGYPPVEYESLWGIQRGAGVYQLDNTPYYLYGVSKGDWVLTRADAHELIATGVVRQSGHSTLRVFAEREPERSGIVQHLRSLGAQCTVTRGLSLFTVDIAPEVSFSAIDHYLSSITDDQHIAYEDACLQHGAIEPARMNECSSLASLEVEA
- a CDS encoding Imm21 family immunity protein is translated as MSRFKISPWLSSSGGPLVVMGEGLAGMWRGLEGDPSDYHRACQIDDYAGRLECVDGDTLVLGDEPLDTAIATADDALLIIRWMCAPSEAEVLAQLELLELGSLTLIERLSIDWSSDALVLFDGVDRFDPQACLRLQLLSPHSEVSTFRYQPTPDSALLIHQIVPRQWAHPF